A single window of Pseudomonadota bacterium DNA harbors:
- a CDS encoding SRPBCC family protein, whose translation MAIHQLTKTQKLPSTITEIWDFVSSPNNLKEITPDHMGFIITSNTGPEKMYPGMIITYKVSPLFGIKLNWMTEITHVKDYEYFVDEQRAGPFKLWHHQHKLKQIEGGVLMTDIVTYEPPLGLLGSIANSFLIRKQVEQIFDYRTIALEKRFGRFVAI comes from the coding sequence ATGGCTATTCATCAATTAACTAAAACTCAAAAACTACCTTCCACTATTACTGAAATTTGGGACTTTGTTTCATCTCCTAATAATTTAAAAGAAATTACCCCAGATCATATGGGCTTTATTATAACCAGCAACACCGGTCCAGAAAAAATGTATCCGGGTATGATTATTACTTACAAGGTGAGCCCACTATTTGGCATTAAGCTTAACTGGATGACTGAAATTACCCACGTTAAGGATTATGAATATTTTGTTGATGAGCAAAGAGCTGGTCCTTTTAAGCTATGGCATCATCAACATAAACTCAAACAAATCGAAGGCGGAGTTTTAATGACTGATATTGTTACTTACGAGCCTCCCTTGGGCCTATTGGGATCAATAGCAAATTCTTTTTTAATTAGAAAACAGGTTGAACAAATATTTGATTACAGAACAATTGCATTAGAAAAGCGGTTTGGGAGATTTGTTGCAATATAG